In the Corynebacterium suedekumii genome, one interval contains:
- the rplO gene encoding 50S ribosomal protein L15, producing the protein MSDIIKLHDLRPAKGANTPKTRVGRGEASKGKTAGRGTKGTRARKQVSAAFEGGQMPLHMRLPKLKGFKNPNKVVFQVVNVADLEKAFPNGGDVTVADIVAAGLVRPKQPVKVLGNGDLGVKLNVTATKFSKSAVEKIEAAGGSVTEA; encoded by the coding sequence GTGAGCGACATCATCAAGCTTCATGATCTGCGCCCGGCGAAGGGCGCCAACACGCCGAAGACCCGTGTGGGTCGAGGCGAGGCCTCCAAGGGTAAGACCGCAGGCCGTGGTACCAAGGGCACCCGCGCCCGGAAGCAGGTTTCGGCCGCTTTCGAGGGTGGCCAGATGCCGCTGCACATGCGTCTGCCGAAGCTCAAGGGCTTCAAGAACCCGAACAAGGTCGTCTTCCAGGTCGTCAACGTCGCCGACCTCGAGAAGGCTTTCCCGAACGGTGGCGACGTCACCGTCGCCGACATCGTCGCTGCGGGCCTCGTGCGCCCGAAGCAGCCGGTGAAGGTGCTCGGTAACGGCGACCTCGGCGTCAAGCTGAACGTCACCGCCACCAAGTTCTCCAAGTCTGCCGTCGAGAAGATCGAGGCAGCCGGCGGTTCCGTCACCGAGGCCTAG